In Natronococcus occultus SP4, the following proteins share a genomic window:
- a CDS encoding sensor domain-containing protein has product MPPNRPNAAGDGGPLPTDPPRTGSDRPFYAAPIDPWTYRSLAYVLLAFPLGIAYLVAITVGASMTLGLSLTLLGPIALVATLLSIVALARLDGALTRELLAVDVTASIPPTDEGVAAFLKRLVLGRETWLGAAYLGWKILLGICGFVVLVVGVSLATSLLVAPAVYGADLVVYAVLVDPIVIGTLPRALGAATVGLLALAVTLYLANLLGRLSAVVAVSLLDPREG; this is encoded by the coding sequence ATGCCACCGAACCGACCCAACGCCGCCGGCGACGGCGGTCCGTTGCCGACCGACCCGCCACGAACCGGGAGCGATCGGCCGTTCTACGCCGCGCCGATCGACCCCTGGACGTACCGATCGCTCGCGTACGTCCTGCTGGCGTTCCCGCTCGGGATCGCGTATCTCGTCGCGATCACCGTCGGCGCGTCGATGACTCTCGGACTGAGCCTCACGCTGCTCGGCCCGATCGCACTGGTCGCGACACTGCTGTCGATCGTCGCGCTAGCCCGACTCGACGGTGCGCTCACCCGCGAACTGCTCGCCGTCGACGTCACCGCTTCGATACCGCCGACCGACGAGGGGGTCGCCGCGTTCCTGAAACGACTCGTGCTCGGCCGCGAGACCTGGCTCGGTGCGGCGTATCTCGGCTGGAAGATCCTGCTTGGGATCTGTGGGTTCGTCGTCCTCGTCGTCGGAGTCTCGCTCGCGACGAGCCTGCTCGTCGCGCCCGCCGTCTACGGCGCGGATCTGGTCGTCTACGCCGTCCTCGTCGACCCGATCGTGATCGGGACGCTTCCGCGGGCGCTTGGCGCCGCGACTGTGGGGTTGCTCGCGCTGGCCGTGACGCTGTACCTCGCGA
- a CDS encoding DUF7521 family protein, translating into MVAVDPAAVLFATALATAVVGLVVAGYAYRGYRRNDSLAMFYLAIGIGLIAAGPVVVSYGLAPLLSLSDAASLLGVLWVTIAGLVAILYSLEGT; encoded by the coding sequence ATGGTCGCCGTTGATCCGGCCGCGGTGCTGTTCGCGACGGCGCTCGCGACCGCCGTCGTCGGCCTGGTCGTCGCCGGCTACGCCTACCGTGGATACCGTCGCAACGACAGCCTCGCGATGTTTTACCTCGCGATCGGAATCGGGCTGATCGCCGCCGGACCCGTCGTCGTCAGCTACGGACTCGCACCGCTGCTCTCGCTGTCGGACGCCGCCAGCCTGCTCGGCGTCCTCTGGGTGACTATCGCCGGGCTGGTAGCGATCCTCTACTCGCTCGAAGGGACCTAG
- a CDS encoding winged helix-turn-helix domain-containing protein: protein MADDGEVDVVEILGDDYVKTILVRTHDEPQSVRALSDACDADPSTIYRRVERLTEADLLEAHQQLDPDGHHHKVYAARLREVRIRLAEEGYDVEIEREESAADRFTRLYEGFK, encoded by the coding sequence ATGGCCGACGACGGCGAGGTCGACGTCGTCGAGATACTCGGCGACGACTACGTCAAGACGATCCTCGTCCGCACCCACGACGAACCCCAGTCGGTCCGGGCGCTGAGCGACGCCTGCGACGCGGATCCATCGACGATCTACCGGCGCGTCGAGCGACTCACCGAGGCCGACCTGCTCGAGGCTCACCAGCAACTCGATCCGGACGGCCACCACCACAAGGTGTACGCGGCCCGCCTTCGCGAGGTGCGGATCCGCCTCGCAGAAGAGGGGTACGACGTCGAGATCGAACGGGAGGAATCGGCTGCAGACCGCTTCACCCGCCTCTATGAGGGGTTCAAATGA
- a CDS encoding sensor domain-containing protein: MGSTTTGTARTTADRFVRGLRWFLSVPVRRETYRRLAYLLVAFPLGLLYFVGLVVGLSIGIGLSVILVGIPILAFVVGVALLVAQFERWLVSLLLPVDIDARRELEGERRRDRALDLATDLRTWTPLVYLPSVFLLGTASFTLLTTGLSTALAMLLVPLYYDQPGLYVGIVTDRAPEFHQTVYLAWNQLLVGFEAVVTVGYWEITTLPQALAVAVGGIVLGLLTLHALNALAGLFARYARLLLADGYDPTALIGSAR, from the coding sequence ATGGGATCGACGACGACCGGAACCGCCAGGACGACCGCCGACCGGTTCGTCCGGGGACTCCGGTGGTTCCTCTCGGTGCCGGTTCGTCGGGAGACCTACCGTCGCCTGGCGTACCTGCTGGTTGCCTTTCCGCTCGGATTGCTCTACTTCGTCGGCCTCGTCGTCGGGCTCTCGATCGGGATCGGGCTCTCGGTGATTCTCGTCGGGATTCCGATCCTGGCGTTCGTCGTCGGGGTGGCGCTGCTTGTCGCCCAGTTCGAACGTTGGCTGGTAAGCCTCCTGCTTCCGGTCGATATCGACGCCAGACGCGAACTCGAGGGGGAGCGACGCCGCGACCGGGCGCTCGATCTGGCGACCGACCTCCGGACCTGGACGCCGCTGGTCTACCTTCCGTCAGTCTTCTTGCTGGGGACCGCCTCGTTTACCCTCCTGACGACGGGACTGTCGACTGCGCTGGCAATGCTACTGGTGCCGCTGTACTACGACCAGCCCGGGCTATACGTCGGGATCGTCACCGATCGGGCACCGGAGTTTCACCAGACCGTCTACCTGGCCTGGAACCAGCTGCTGGTCGGCTTCGAAGCGGTCGTGACGGTCGGCTACTGGGAGATCACGACGCTCCCGCAAGCGCTCGCCGTCGCCGTCGGCGGGATCGTCCTCGGACTGCTCACCTTGCACGCGCTGAACGCGCTCGCTGGACTGTTCGCTCGCTACGCCCGACTCCTACTCGCGGACGGGTACGATCCGACCGCGCTGATCGGTTCGGCACGATAG
- a CDS encoding sugar-transfer associated ATP-grasp domain-containing protein, producing the protein MNVRDAYFTIQGVRDLLATERELPSYSQSLPRRLALWRRGFLSRAGVIYDFERYDPAAFLSDYERYVGTKNLNGTWSIALSNKLFFDWLMRSYPDHRMTVYGVVRNGTIHEINEDAGGSLPSAVADGGAALESAVGSGTGAVADAGEWVADRLDEDGKLVLKWVRGGGGNNVLLCSRTDEGYEINGEDHDREALIERVDGLENYLVCEHVEQGPYAAELYPETPNTIRAITMYDEDREEAFVAAAVQRIGTDASGSMDNFSQGGLSAEIDLETGELGPGAQLPRGSDRLEWHVSHPETGARIEGTAIPGWERIREKLLALASDHPMIPYAGWDLVVTDDGGSFKIIEANSYPGLKAMQVHGPLLADDRVRRFYERHGVR; encoded by the coding sequence ATGAACGTCCGCGACGCCTACTTCACAATACAGGGGGTTCGAGATCTCCTCGCTACCGAGCGGGAGCTCCCGTCGTACTCGCAGTCGCTTCCGCGCCGGCTCGCGCTCTGGCGGCGCGGCTTTCTGAGCAGGGCCGGTGTCATCTACGACTTCGAACGCTACGATCCAGCGGCGTTTCTCAGCGACTACGAGCGGTACGTCGGAACGAAAAACCTCAACGGGACGTGGTCGATCGCACTCTCGAACAAGCTATTTTTCGACTGGCTGATGCGTTCGTACCCCGATCACCGGATGACCGTCTACGGGGTCGTCCGGAACGGGACCATCCACGAGATCAACGAGGACGCGGGCGGGTCGTTGCCATCGGCGGTCGCCGATGGGGGGGCGGCCCTCGAGTCGGCCGTCGGCTCCGGAACTGGCGCCGTCGCCGACGCGGGCGAGTGGGTCGCCGATCGGCTCGACGAGGACGGAAAGCTCGTCCTCAAGTGGGTCAGAGGTGGTGGGGGGAACAACGTCTTGCTCTGCTCGCGGACCGACGAAGGGTACGAGATCAATGGCGAGGACCACGATCGTGAGGCGCTGATCGAACGGGTCGACGGGCTCGAGAACTACCTCGTCTGTGAACACGTCGAACAGGGTCCGTACGCAGCCGAACTCTACCCCGAGACGCCGAACACGATCCGGGCGATTACTATGTATGACGAGGACCGCGAGGAGGCGTTCGTCGCGGCCGCGGTCCAGCGGATCGGAACCGACGCCTCGGGCTCGATGGACAACTTCTCGCAGGGCGGGCTCAGCGCCGAGATCGACCTCGAGACGGGCGAGCTTGGACCTGGCGCGCAGCTCCCTCGAGGGAGCGACCGCCTCGAGTGGCACGTCAGCCACCCCGAGACCGGGGCGCGAATCGAGGGGACCGCCATCCCCGGGTGGGAGCGGATCCGCGAGAAGCTCCTCGCGCTGGCGTCGGATCACCCGATGATCCCCTACGCGGGCTGGGATCTGGTGGTCACCGACGACGGGGGCTCGTTCAAGATCATCGAAGCCAACAGCTACCCCGGCCTCAAGGCGATGCAGGTCCACGGACCGTTGCTGGCCGACGACCGCGTTCGGCGGTTCTACGAGCGCCACGGCGTTCGGTGA
- a CDS encoding twin-arginine translocation signal domain-containing protein, giving the protein MTDHTRRTVLKAAGASTIAVAIAGCAGDDNDNGNDENGDENGEDADGFEIDPGTEIVLDGYASHWEGIEPDEIDGEDNPTLVLEEGEEYTIEWINADGVAHDLQIWDEDDELVDDLATDSIDDEGEGDSLEFTAEPEMVTYVCEYHETNQVGDLVVE; this is encoded by the coding sequence ATGACCGATCACACACGCCGAACAGTACTAAAGGCCGCAGGAGCATCTACGATCGCCGTCGCGATCGCCGGCTGTGCCGGCGACGACAACGACAACGGGAACGACGAGAACGGCGACGAGAACGGCGAGGACGCCGACGGGTTCGAGATCGACCCTGGAACCGAGATCGTCCTCGACGGCTACGCCTCCCACTGGGAGGGCATCGAGCCCGACGAGATCGACGGCGAGGATAATCCGACGCTCGTCCTTGAGGAGGGTGAAGAGTACACGATCGAGTGGATCAACGCCGACGGCGTCGCTCACGACCTCCAGATCTGGGACGAGGACGACGAGCTCGTCGACGACCTCGCGACAGACAGCATCGACGACGAGGGCGAGGGCGACTCGCTGGAGTTTACGGCCGAGCCGGAGATGGTCACGTACGTCTGTGAGTATCACGAGACGAATCAGGTCGGCGACCTCGTCGTCGAGTAA
- a CDS encoding phosphoadenosine phosphosulfate reductase family protein, protein MSIEIDIESASLDEKLDKSLDVLEETWSKFDDPTFTCSFGKDSNAVLDLLARSDADLESDVTLSFLDHGNHFEATWGMKEALEDRYGVTFETYEPDSSYEELVAEHGPRVNQRKPDLCCQTLKSAPMERMVDGYDGWITGYRMDEGLDDGEGEGSYEWRKHLDYFEEKEAVTRINPIVHWTTEDVWEYHERRDIPYNDLYDEGFECLGCKQCTLDGDPLFAYDSIRRVGDGTEPEEASD, encoded by the coding sequence ATGTCAATTGAGATCGACATCGAATCCGCCAGTCTCGACGAAAAGCTCGATAAATCCCTCGACGTCCTCGAGGAAACGTGGTCGAAGTTCGACGATCCGACGTTCACCTGCAGCTTCGGAAAGGACTCGAACGCCGTGTTGGACCTTCTGGCACGGTCGGACGCCGACCTCGAGAGCGACGTTACGCTCTCTTTTCTCGACCACGGCAACCACTTCGAGGCGACGTGGGGGATGAAAGAGGCTCTCGAGGATCGCTACGGCGTCACCTTCGAGACCTACGAGCCGGACTCGAGCTACGAGGAACTCGTCGCCGAACACGGGCCTCGCGTGAACCAGCGCAAGCCGGACCTCTGTTGCCAGACGCTCAAGTCAGCGCCGATGGAGCGGATGGTCGACGGCTACGACGGCTGGATCACCGGCTACCGGATGGACGAAGGGCTCGACGACGGCGAGGGCGAGGGGAGCTACGAGTGGCGGAAACACCTCGACTACTTCGAGGAGAAGGAAGCGGTCACCCGGATCAACCCGATCGTCCACTGGACGACCGAGGACGTCTGGGAGTACCACGAGCGCCGCGACATTCCGTACAACGACCTCTACGACGAGGGGTTCGAGTGTCTCGGCTGCAAGCAGTGTACCCTCGACGGCGACCCGCTCTTTGCCTACGACAGCATCCGTCGAGTCGGCGACGGAACGGAGCCGGAGGAAGCGAGCGACTGA